In Cryptococcus deuterogattii R265 chromosome 4, complete sequence, a genomic segment contains:
- a CDS encoding delta14-sterol reductase: protein MSDQEESTTTVITATTHLDLPAHPHIKTYQELNPRSKPTEFFGPWGTGAITLFTPLFTYFFFFACNDAVGCTPTSVQGWKDALALVGNYPSSAGKLWEWKAAGVYLGWYAFCMICEVVLPGQRVQGNLLRDGRRKVYRMNGLYTLLLALGLLTGVLVQPRGIQAFTWLHDHFVPLISASLAMATFQAVWVYVWSFFSGELLALGGNSGNVIYDFFIGRPLNPTIPGFSSFDLKTFNEVRPGMILWLLLNISCACEQYVRIGKVTDSMCIVLIFEGWYVLDCLVQEHTILNQMDITTDGFGFMLAFGDLTWVPFTYGLQARFLASNPVELGPVATALIVGVEVAGMYIFRVANNEKANFRAGKNPKNLEYMQTERGTKLLTSGWWGRSQHPNYFGDWLIALGWCLPTGFNTPLTYFYLVYFVVLLLHRQKRDEEACKLKYGKDWDRYCEKVPYKIIPYVY, encoded by the exons ATGTCCGACCAGGAAGAATCCACAACAACGGTCATAACAGCCACAACCCACCTCGATCTCCCCGCCCACCCACACATCAAGACCTACCAGGAGCTCAACCCCCGCTCGAAGCCCACAGAGTTCTTCGGGCCATGGGGCACAGGCGCAATCACCCTCTTCACTCCTCTCTTCACctactttttcttctttgcctgcAATGACGCTGTCGGATGCACACCAACTAGTGTCCAGGGCTGGAAAGATGCTTTGGCGCTGGTGGGCAACTACCCGAGCTCCGCAGGTAAATTGTGGGAGTGGAAAGCTGCAGGAGTGTATCTCGGCTGGTATGCGTTTTGCATGATCTGTGAAGTCGTCTTGCCCGGGCAAAGAGTCCAAGGCAACTTGTTGAGAGATGGTCGACGAAAAGTCTACAGGATGAACG GTCTTtacactcttcttctcgcccttGGTCTTCTCACCGGTGTTCTTGTCCAGCCCAGGGGTATCCAAGCTTTCACTTGGCTTCATGACCACTTTGTGCCCCTCATCTCGGCCAGTTTGGCCATGGCCACTTTCCAAGCCGTCTGGGTCTATGTGTGGAGCTTTTTCTCTGGTGAGCTCTTGGCTCTCGGCGGAAACTCCGGTAATGTCATTTACGAC TTCTTTATCGGCCGACCTCTTAACCCTACCATCCCCGgattctcctccttcgaCCTCAAGACATTCAACGAAGTTCGACCCGGCATGATCCTCTGGCTTTTACTCAACATTTCTTGCGCTTGCGAGCAATATGTCAGGATTGGGAAAGTGACTGATAGTATGTGCATCGTTCTCATCTTTGAGGGCTGGTACGTCCTCGACTGTCTTGTGCAAGAACACACAATCCTCAACCAGATGGACATTACAACCGACGGTTTCGGCTTTATGCTCGCCTTTGGCGACCTCACCTGGGTTCCTTTTACGTATGGTCTCCAAGCACGGTTCTTGGCTTCCAACCCCGTCGAGCTGGGTCCCGTGGCGACAGCGTTGATCGTCGGTGTCGAAGTTGCGGGGATGTACATCTTCCGGGTGGCTAATAATGAAAAGGCCAATTTCAGAGCTGGAAAGAACCCCAAGA ACTTGGAATACATGCAGACAGAAAGAGGTACCAAGCTTTTGACTTCGGGCTGGTGGGGCCGATCCCAACATCCT AACTACTTTGGCGACTGGCTCATTGC TCTAGGATGGTGTCTCCCAACCGGCTTCAACACCCCTCTCACATACTTTTACCTCGTCTACTTTGTTGTCCTCCTTTTGCATAGGCaaaagagggatgaagaggcttGTAAACTCAAGTATGGTAAAGACTGGGATCGT TATTGCGAAAAGGTGCCTTATAAGATTATTCCTTACGTC TATTAA
- a CDS encoding glycerol-3-phosphate dehydrogenase (NAD(+)), which yields MGKEKVAIVGSGNWGSAIARLAGMNTKKHPDVFDDSRVAVWVYEEEFEGKKLTEVINSEHENRKYLPGVKLEDNVVAIPDLKEAVKDATALIFVTPHQFLGKALDSLEGNVRKDAKAISLIKGVDVHGDDIHIFADVIEQRLGIPCSALSGANIANEVARDTFSETTIGYRNKEDGELWLKLFQTPNFKVQLIEDVAGVSLCGALKNIVAVAAGFVDGLGYGSNSKAAIMRIGLLEMKHFCQEFFTDVKEESFLQESAGVSDVITSCLAGRNYKVAAAFVGANKSFDQLESEMLNGQKLQGIHTAKDVHNFLNAKNRSRAYPLFDKVYQIAWEGVPVEQLTEGL from the exons AtgggcaaggaaaaggttgCTATCGTCGGCTCCGGCAACTG GGGTTCTGCTATCGCTCGACTTGCTGGTATGAACACTAAAAAGCATCCTGACGTCTTTGACGATTCTCGCGTTGCTGTTTGGGTgtatgaggaagag TTTGAGGGCAAGAAGCTTACCGAGGTTATCAATTCTGAGCACGAAAACAGAAAGTACCTCCCCGGCGTTAAGCTCGAGGACAATGTCGTAGCTATCCCCGACTTGAAAGAGGCCGTCAAGGACGCTACAGCCTTGATCTTTGTCACTCCTCACCAAT TCCTCGGAAAGGCGTTAGACAGTTTGGAGGGTAACGTTCGGAAGGATGCCAAGGCTATCAGTCTTATCAAG GGTGTCGATGTTCATGGCGATGATATCCACATCTTTGCTGATGTTATCGAGCAACGTCTCGGTATCCCCTGCTCTGCCTTGAGTGGAGCCAACATTGCCAATGAAGTTGCTAGGGATACTTTCTCCGAGACTACTATCGGTTATCGaaacaaggaagatggagagttgTGGTTGAAGCTTTTCC AAACTCCCAACTTCAAGGTTCAACTCATTGAAGAT GTTGCTGGTGTCAGTCTTTGCGGTGCCCTCAAGAACATTGTCGCTGTCGCCGCTGGCTTTGTCGACGGTCTCGGCTACGGTAGTAACTCCAAGG CGGCCATCATGCGTATTGGTCTTCTCGAGATGAAGCACTTTTGCCAGGAATTCTTTACAGACGTCAAAGAGGAGAGTTTCTTGCAGGAGAGTGCAGGTGTCAGTGACGTGATCACTTCTTGTCTTGCTGGAAGGAACTACAAGGTTGCAGCGGCGTTTGTAGGGGCCAACAAG TCATTTGATCAACTCGAGTCAGAGATGTTGAATGGACAAA AGCTCCAAGGTATCCACACT GCCAAGGATGTGCACAACTTCCTCAACGCCAAGAACCGATCTCGAGCTTACCCCCTGTTCGACAAGGTTTATCAGATTGCCTGGGAAGGTGTGCCTGTTGAGCAACTCACTGAAGGGCTTTAA